Proteins co-encoded in one Actinomycetota bacterium genomic window:
- a CDS encoding cupredoxin domain-containing protein yields the protein MAAVAYQWWVFLHLAGVFGLLTAHGVSVAVALRLRTERDPARVAALLELSARTVPAFYISLAVLLVGGVVATFVGDLWSFGWIWAAIGTLLVVTLAMIFMARPYYQRVRFISRAMAEGSQAVSAEQYDEVLSDRRPLTVTWIGVVGLVLLLYLMVVKPTLGMAPGAEPAPSGTGPVVTLSSVSSRFSPATLSAPAGTPFSLRFENEDSGIPHNVAIFSDSSASRSLFVGATFAGPATRNYAVPTLEAGTYFFRCDVHATTMTGSLEVG from the coding sequence ATGGCCGCCGTGGCGTACCAGTGGTGGGTATTCCTTCATCTCGCGGGCGTGTTCGGGCTGCTCACGGCGCACGGCGTTTCGGTCGCCGTCGCGCTGCGTCTGCGGACCGAGCGGGATCCCGCTCGGGTCGCCGCGTTGCTCGAGCTCTCGGCCAGAACGGTTCCGGCGTTCTACATCTCGCTGGCCGTGCTGCTCGTCGGCGGGGTCGTTGCGACGTTCGTGGGCGACTTGTGGTCGTTCGGGTGGATATGGGCGGCCATCGGGACGCTTTTGGTCGTGACGCTGGCGATGATCTTCATGGCGCGCCCCTACTACCAGCGGGTCCGGTTCATCTCACGTGCCATGGCCGAAGGCTCGCAGGCCGTGAGCGCCGAGCAGTACGACGAGGTCCTGTCGGACCGGCGCCCGTTGACGGTGACCTGGATCGGGGTCGTCGGGCTCGTGTTGCTCCTGTATCTGATGGTCGTGAAGCCGACGCTCGGCATGGCGCCCGGCGCCGAGCCGGCGCCGAGCGGGACCGGGCCGGTCGTCACGCTTTCATCCGTGAGCAGCCGCTTCTCGCCGGCGACGCTCTCGGCTCCGGCCGGCACACCGTTCTCGCTCCGCTTCGAGAACGAGGACTCGGGGATCCCGCACAACGTCGCGATCTTCAGCGACTCTTCGGCGTCGCGGTCGCTGTTCGTCGGGGCGACGTTCGCCGGGCCGGCAACCCGCAACTACGCGGTGCCGACGCTCGAAGCCGGTACCTACTTCTTCCGCTGCGACGTGCATGCGACGACGATGACCGGATCGCTCGAGGTGGGATGA
- a CDS encoding VOC family protein — translation MEVNELGHIVLYVRDLERSRHFYRDVLGWNEVTELGGFGAMFSSGRTHHELLLIEVGPDATPIPSGRRVGMYHFGLKVGTTDDELREAYATLQREGVPVLGSADHHVTHSLYIADPDGNEIELYIDVQPERWREDPTVIAGAPKPLRL, via the coding sequence GTGGAAGTCAATGAGCTCGGCCACATCGTTCTCTACGTCCGCGACCTCGAGCGGTCACGCCACTTCTACCGCGACGTGCTCGGCTGGAACGAGGTCACCGAGCTGGGCGGGTTCGGCGCGATGTTCTCCTCGGGACGGACGCATCACGAACTGTTGCTGATCGAGGTCGGGCCCGACGCGACGCCGATCCCGTCGGGTCGGCGCGTGGGCATGTACCACTTCGGGCTGAAGGTCGGCACCACCGACGACGAACTCCGCGAGGCGTACGCGACCTTGCAGCGTGAAGGCGTCCCGGTGCTCGGCAGTGCGGACCACCACGTGACGCACAGCCTCTACATCGCCGACCCCGACGGCAACGAGATCGAGCTGTACATCGACGTCCAGCCCGAACGCTGGCGCGAAGACCCGACGGTCATCGCCGGAGCCCCGAAGCCGTTGCGCTTGTAG
- a CDS encoding SRPBCC family protein codes for MVDVIVHIDIARPPGVVAAFAMEAENDPRWIGGISSARRLTPPPTGVGTRVERIASFRGKRIEYVMDVVEHVPGKRIVLKTVKGPFPMEVTYGFEDRDNGTRAYTRVAGNPRGFYWLAGPLLARGVKRNVGRDLKNLKKLLESQI; via the coding sequence TTGGTCGACGTAATCGTCCACATCGACATCGCCCGGCCGCCCGGCGTGGTGGCGGCCTTCGCGATGGAGGCGGAGAACGACCCGCGGTGGATCGGCGGTATCTCCAGCGCCCGGCGCCTCACTCCCCCGCCCACCGGCGTGGGCACCCGCGTGGAGCGGATCGCCTCGTTCCGCGGCAAGCGCATCGAGTACGTGATGGACGTCGTCGAGCACGTCCCCGGCAAGCGCATCGTGCTCAAGACGGTCAAAGGCCCGTTCCCGATGGAGGTCACCTACGGGTTCGAGGACCGCGACAACGGCACGCGCGCCTACACCCGCGTCGCCGGCAACCCCCGCGGTTTCTACTGGCTTGCCGGCCCGCTCCTCGCCAGAGGCGTGAAGCGCAACGTCGGCCGCGACCTCAAGAATCTGAAGAAGCTACTCGAATCTCAGATCTAG
- a CDS encoding 3-oxoacyl-ACP synthase produces MSARVFIADLGMYVPERFESAAEISGASGIPEQVLIEKFGLAGKHRARPDEHVSEMCVSAARAVVERNGADSIDAVMYFGSHWKDHMVWQVAPAVQEALGIDGFAFEAINSSAGAPVALKIARDMLVADESLRSILMVAASRESGIIDYTNPRSRFAYNFGDGAVAALLRRDHGNGEILASSLMSDGSFAYHVHVPAGGSAHPAGHETVDAGMHFLDVIDGVEMKRRLDPITIKRFVEVARDAVERSGHDLADLDWFLPIHMKRSIHDALCAELGVAFERSVYLDHHGHMSAVDPLLSLCMLRDQGRLADGDLILLLAAGTGYTWGATMVRWGRS; encoded by the coding sequence ATGAGCGCCCGCGTGTTCATCGCCGACCTCGGGATGTACGTGCCCGAGCGGTTCGAGTCGGCCGCCGAGATCTCGGGTGCCAGCGGCATCCCCGAGCAGGTGCTCATCGAGAAGTTCGGGCTCGCCGGCAAGCACCGCGCACGCCCCGACGAGCACGTCTCCGAGATGTGCGTCTCGGCCGCCCGCGCGGTCGTCGAGCGCAACGGCGCCGACTCGATCGACGCGGTGATGTACTTCGGGTCGCACTGGAAGGACCACATGGTCTGGCAGGTCGCGCCTGCGGTCCAGGAGGCGCTCGGGATCGACGGGTTCGCGTTCGAGGCGATCAACTCCAGCGCCGGCGCGCCGGTCGCGCTGAAGATCGCGCGGGACATGCTCGTAGCCGATGAATCGCTTCGGTCGATCCTGATGGTCGCCGCCTCGCGCGAGTCGGGGATCATCGACTACACCAACCCGCGTTCGCGCTTCGCGTACAACTTCGGGGATGGAGCCGTGGCCGCACTGCTGCGCCGCGATCACGGCAACGGCGAGATCCTGGCCTCGTCGCTCATGTCCGACGGGTCGTTCGCCTACCACGTCCACGTCCCGGCAGGCGGCAGCGCCCACCCCGCCGGCCACGAGACCGTGGACGCTGGGATGCACTTCCTCGACGTGATCGACGGCGTGGAGATGAAGCGCCGCCTCGACCCGATCACGATCAAGCGTTTCGTCGAGGTCGCGCGCGACGCCGTCGAGCGCAGCGGGCACGATCTCGCCGACCTGGACTGGTTCCTCCCGATCCACATGAAGCGCTCGATCCACGACGCGCTCTGCGCCGAGCTCGGCGTCGCCTTCGAGCGGTCGGTCTACCTCGACCATCACGGGCACATGAGCGCGGTCGACCCGCTGCTGTCGCTGTGCATGCTGCGCGACCAGGGCCGGCTCGCGGACGGCGACCTGATCTTGCTCCTCGCCGCCGGGACCGGGTACACGTGGGGAGCGACGATGGTCCGCTGGGGACGCTCGTAG
- a CDS encoding long-chain fatty acid--CoA ligase, translated as MAMMETPLNAWMMFAHAPTHYADTEVVTKTGPDELHRYTYADFAKRAQQLMHALDKLDIGEGERVATLAWNTYRHLECYFAVPCTARVLHTLNLRLHVEDLAYIIGHADDRVIFADPDMLPILEKIGDGLAKVKHIIVLDGTVPETTLPDVIAYEDLIADESDSYAPKDIPESTPLGICYTSGTTGRPKGAVYTHRSTVLHSFAAASTGGVGIGPQECVLPIVPMFHANAWGMPHASTMAGAKQVFTGRHLDAASIVDLLAGERVTIAGGVPTIWLAVGDELSKRGVTEMPGLKHVVCGGSQPPRALIERYEREFGINIIQAWGMTETNPLASVSWPKEKMRDWPAGRLTDAVRTQAGIPVPGIDISIRDDEGNEVPADGEAMGELLVRGPWVIDSYLYNEDPDRFTEDGWFRTGDVAVRSAEGYFVIADRTKDLIKSGGEWISSVDMEGHIMAMPGILEAAVIAIPDEKWQERPLACVVPRPGETISLEEVRDHLAGRGWAKWQLPDRIEVIEAVPKTSVGKFDKKVLRVRFG; from the coding sequence ATGGCGATGATGGAGACACCGCTCAACGCTTGGATGATGTTCGCGCATGCGCCGACCCACTACGCCGACACCGAGGTCGTGACCAAGACCGGCCCCGACGAGCTCCACCGCTACACCTACGCCGATTTCGCGAAACGCGCGCAGCAGCTGATGCACGCGCTCGACAAGCTCGACATCGGAGAAGGCGAGCGGGTCGCGACGCTGGCCTGGAACACCTACCGCCACCTCGAGTGCTACTTCGCGGTCCCGTGCACGGCGCGCGTGCTGCACACGCTGAACCTGCGCCTGCACGTCGAGGACCTCGCGTACATCATCGGCCACGCCGACGACCGCGTGATCTTCGCCGACCCCGACATGCTTCCGATCCTCGAGAAGATCGGAGACGGACTCGCGAAGGTCAAGCACATCATCGTGCTCGACGGAACCGTGCCGGAGACGACGCTCCCCGATGTGATCGCCTACGAGGACCTGATCGCCGACGAGTCCGACTCGTACGCGCCGAAGGACATCCCGGAATCGACGCCGCTCGGAATCTGCTACACGTCGGGCACGACCGGGCGGCCGAAGGGCGCCGTGTACACACACCGCTCGACGGTGCTGCACTCCTTCGCGGCCGCGTCGACGGGCGGGGTCGGGATCGGCCCACAGGAGTGCGTGCTCCCGATCGTCCCGATGTTCCACGCGAACGCCTGGGGGATGCCGCACGCCTCGACCATGGCCGGCGCGAAGCAGGTCTTCACCGGGCGGCACCTCGACGCCGCCTCGATCGTCGATCTGCTCGCCGGCGAGCGCGTCACGATCGCCGGCGGTGTTCCGACGATCTGGCTCGCGGTCGGCGACGAGCTCTCCAAGCGCGGCGTCACAGAGATGCCGGGCCTGAAGCACGTGGTGTGCGGTGGATCGCAGCCGCCGCGCGCGCTGATCGAACGGTACGAGCGCGAGTTCGGGATCAACATCATCCAGGCGTGGGGGATGACCGAGACGAACCCGCTCGCGTCGGTCTCGTGGCCGAAGGAGAAGATGCGCGACTGGCCCGCGGGAAGGCTCACCGACGCGGTCCGCACGCAGGCGGGGATCCCGGTCCCCGGGATCGACATCTCGATCCGCGACGACGAGGGGAACGAGGTCCCGGCCGACGGCGAGGCGATGGGCGAGCTGCTCGTGCGCGGGCCGTGGGTGATCGACTCCTACCTCTACAACGAGGACCCCGATCGGTTCACCGAGGACGGATGGTTCCGGACCGGCGACGTCGCGGTGCGCTCGGCGGAGGGCTACTTCGTGATCGCCGACCGCACCAAGGACCTGATCAAGTCGGGCGGCGAGTGGATCTCCTCGGTGGACATGGAAGGCCACATCATGGCGATGCCGGGGATACTGGAGGCGGCCGTGATCGCGATCCCCGACGAGAAGTGGCAGGAACGCCCGCTGGCCTGCGTCGTGCCGCGTCCCGGTGAGACGATCTCGCTCGAGGAGGTGCGCGACCACCTTGCCGGCCGGGGCTGGGCGAAGTGGCAGCTGCCCGACCGCATCGAGGTCATCGAGGCCGTCCCGAAGACGAGCGTCGGAAAGTTCGACAAGAAGGTCCTGCGCGTTCGGTTCGGCTGA
- a CDS encoding ferredoxin, with translation MTLRVVVDRQRCIGAGTCIFLAPTAFRWREREFLKADVLDPETVEEEILRHAAASCPTGAIIVEDSGDPAPWAINPRRR, from the coding sequence GTGACGCTGCGGGTCGTGGTCGACCGCCAGCGATGCATCGGCGCCGGGACCTGCATCTTCCTCGCCCCGACGGCCTTCCGGTGGCGCGAACGCGAGTTCCTGAAGGCCGACGTGCTCGATCCCGAGACCGTTGAGGAAGAGATCCTCCGTCACGCGGCCGCGTCGTGTCCGACCGGAGCGATCATCGTCGAGGATTCGGGCGACCCGGCCCCCTGGGCGATCAACCCCAGGCGCCGCTGA
- a CDS encoding aldehyde dehydrogenase gives MRTFDKLFIGGKWVDPAGTGTIDVISPHTEEVMARVPDGTEADIDRAVAAAREAFDHGPWPRMTPQERCAIVQRFTEIYASKMGELAALITEEMGSPITFSELAQAPSPWMMLTTFLRIAETFDWEETRVGMLGEPVIVRREPVGVVGAVAPWNVPQFNVMNKLAPALVTGCTIVIKPAPETPIDMNVVADWLVEAGVPEGVVSIVPGGPAVGEYLVRHAGVDKISFTGSTAVGRKIGAICGEQLKRFSLELGGKSAAIILDDADLGAMMEDLKFASLMNNGQACIAQTRLLASKSRYDEVVDAVGGMMSALNTGDPADRATDIGPLVAKRQQERVEKYIALGQEEGARVVVGGNGRPSGLDKGWYVQPTLFAGVSNDMRIAQEEIFGPVLVVIPYEDEEDAIRIANDSDYGLAGSVWTKDSDHAIDIARRIRTGTLAVNRYLMDFIAPFGGFKNSGMGREFGREGLEEYTEAKSIIPAF, from the coding sequence GTGCGCACCTTCGACAAGCTCTTCATCGGCGGCAAGTGGGTCGACCCGGCCGGCACCGGAACCATCGACGTGATCTCGCCCCACACCGAGGAGGTCATGGCCCGCGTTCCCGACGGGACCGAGGCGGACATCGACCGGGCAGTCGCCGCCGCGCGCGAGGCCTTCGACCACGGACCTTGGCCGCGCATGACGCCGCAAGAGCGGTGTGCGATCGTCCAGCGCTTCACCGAGATCTACGCCTCGAAGATGGGCGAGCTGGCCGCGCTGATCACCGAGGAGATGGGCTCGCCGATCACCTTCTCCGAGCTCGCGCAGGCGCCGTCGCCGTGGATGATGCTGACCACGTTCCTCCGCATCGCGGAGACGTTCGACTGGGAAGAGACGCGCGTCGGGATGCTCGGCGAGCCGGTGATCGTCCGGCGTGAGCCGGTCGGCGTCGTCGGCGCCGTCGCGCCGTGGAACGTGCCGCAGTTCAACGTCATGAACAAGCTCGCGCCGGCGCTCGTCACCGGCTGCACGATCGTGATCAAGCCGGCGCCCGAGACGCCGATCGACATGAACGTCGTCGCCGATTGGCTCGTCGAGGCCGGCGTCCCCGAGGGCGTCGTCTCGATCGTACCCGGCGGCCCGGCGGTGGGGGAGTACCTGGTTCGTCACGCCGGCGTCGACAAGATCTCGTTCACCGGCTCGACGGCGGTCGGTCGCAAGATCGGCGCGATCTGCGGCGAGCAGCTGAAGCGGTTCTCGCTGGAGCTCGGCGGGAAGTCGGCGGCGATCATCCTCGACGACGCCGACCTCGGCGCGATGATGGAGGACCTCAAGTTCGCGTCGCTGATGAACAACGGGCAGGCATGCATCGCGCAGACGCGGCTGCTCGCCTCGAAGAGCCGCTACGACGAAGTCGTCGACGCGGTCGGTGGGATGATGTCCGCGCTCAACACCGGCGACCCGGCCGACCGTGCGACCGACATCGGGCCGCTCGTCGCGAAGCGCCAGCAGGAGCGGGTTGAGAAGTACATCGCGCTCGGCCAGGAAGAGGGCGCGCGCGTCGTCGTCGGCGGCAACGGCCGTCCGAGCGGGCTCGACAAGGGCTGGTACGTCCAGCCGACGCTGTTCGCCGGGGTCTCGAACGACATGCGGATCGCGCAGGAAGAGATCTTCGGGCCGGTGCTGGTCGTGATCCCCTACGAGGACGAAGAGGACGCGATCCGGATCGCCAACGACAGCGACTACGGGCTGGCCGGGTCCGTGTGGACGAAGGACTCCGACCACGCCATCGACATCGCGCGGCGGATCCGGACCGGCACGCTCGCGGTGAACCGCTACCTGATGGACTTCATCGCGCCGTTCGGCGGGTTCAAGAACTCGGGGATGGGCCGCGAGTTCGGCCGCGAGGGCCTCGAGGAGTACACCGAAGCGAAGTCGATCATTCCGGCGTTCTAG
- a CDS encoding adenylate/guanylate cyclase domain-containing protein, with amino-acid sequence MNEPIINPTPSELPEGTVTVLFSDVEGSTDLRTREGDDVAQEVMRTHEKMLREQIDLFGGREVVFMGDGFMVAFGSARKAIECAIGIQRCFEVHNSAGPNHMIKVRIGLNTGEVLRESGTLYGTAVNAAARISAKAKGGQILVSQVTKDLTSGVRDFSFVDRGLFSLKGFPTQWRVFEVGWRAETATASPAVAPAPTAEADRDAPRGVLEETYVRPDHAPIVGRSSERLTIEQDLEAVTQGQIRVFAVEGEAGIGKTRLIEDALEGALARGFGTVIVGGDEELRGPFFILRTLLTSVSIQTLADRAMAREVLERARDVVSGRGQVETGLQPAEQMLRVYDVATVAIRTIAESQPIALFFDDLQWADEDSLKLIRYIVRTSSSSPIFIMLAQRPDSGPGVGAATTLVADLERMGLARRTKLERLTRAETAELLGHLLGTPVSQEAAAALHARGEGVPFFIVEFARSFRDAGLMQVVGGQLELSQAARSTVAPNVQILIERRLAQLAPEARQIVSDAAVIGRRFPLSQLRDVLAAFNAEERPSVMQLADALEPAIEANLIIELPEGSANDYAFTHDEIRSALIAQVPRQRRRKIHGALARKLETGLDEGAICIATLAFHFLEAGEQDQGVRYSIQTARDSLKTFAPEEALRAADLARGAAQSPEDRAELLRLRDEALEALGRAEERIATLAEMSALARALGDDALELEATLRRASATRQTEDYERAAEIALAARATAVERGDLRAELRACLELGQAQLQRAMGESFSPETSLVDVDAAGEAYDRALELATQLGDEPMWAAVRREQGVIRFGQGRKFVLEMLEHNPDLFADPTGDPREIPEIREGFEETRAILTEAVEAYERLGDQRGLMSSLIALAYANILEETRHGHAGRIEQIRLLRRNLKRLTSESERAESDAYMLFSIQVYARSHGPLDLALIRGTEAYEAARALGNSALELYAAGGVALTYTMLDQIPEADAWLDKAGAAALSRLDALPDRQLDTWRGMVRAADGDAAGMQRHLERALSLATERGSPAGRTEVLASLAVHGARLGADQGDPDLLARAEGWAQETLRMAKALPTSDAWFEAEGYAALAQIALARGDAVAALEQALASIAEFRRIRQFFAFLHTDPRLLVARATSDVEDPHVAEFRMQMRGDVVMALFQTSDDSIRARWLSTPLMSELMTLVGGDEAVRMLPSGAAVPAGLSLDEVEMLRRVMAGQTNKEIAQAEGRDEQEVAEEVARIFEAIGATTRGQAATAALREGIV; translated from the coding sequence GTGAACGAACCCATCATCAACCCCACCCCGTCGGAGCTCCCAGAAGGGACCGTCACGGTCCTTTTCTCCGACGTCGAGGGCTCGACCGATCTCCGCACGCGCGAAGGCGACGACGTCGCGCAAGAGGTCATGCGCACCCACGAGAAGATGCTTCGGGAGCAGATCGACCTCTTCGGCGGGCGCGAGGTCGTTTTCATGGGCGACGGGTTCATGGTCGCGTTCGGCTCGGCGCGCAAGGCGATCGAGTGCGCGATCGGGATCCAGCGATGTTTCGAGGTCCACAACTCGGCCGGGCCCAACCACATGATCAAGGTCCGTATCGGCCTGAACACCGGTGAGGTGCTCCGCGAGTCGGGCACGTTGTACGGCACCGCGGTCAACGCGGCGGCGCGCATCTCGGCGAAGGCGAAGGGCGGGCAGATCCTCGTCTCGCAAGTGACCAAAGACCTCACCTCCGGGGTGCGCGATTTCAGCTTCGTGGACCGCGGCCTGTTCAGCCTCAAGGGCTTCCCGACGCAATGGCGTGTGTTCGAAGTGGGGTGGCGTGCCGAAACCGCGACGGCCTCACCGGCCGTCGCTCCGGCGCCGACCGCGGAAGCCGATCGTGATGCACCACGCGGCGTCCTGGAAGAGACGTACGTGCGCCCCGACCACGCTCCGATCGTCGGGCGATCGTCGGAGCGCCTCACGATCGAGCAGGACCTCGAAGCGGTGACCCAAGGACAGATCCGGGTCTTCGCCGTCGAGGGCGAAGCCGGCATCGGGAAGACGCGGCTCATCGAGGATGCCCTCGAGGGCGCGCTCGCGCGGGGCTTCGGAACCGTGATCGTCGGCGGCGACGAGGAACTCCGCGGACCGTTCTTCATCTTGCGCACGCTGCTCACCTCGGTTTCGATCCAGACCCTCGCCGACCGGGCGATGGCCAGAGAGGTGCTCGAGCGCGCGCGCGACGTCGTGTCGGGACGCGGACAGGTGGAGACCGGACTTCAGCCGGCCGAGCAGATGCTCCGCGTGTACGACGTGGCCACGGTCGCGATCCGAACGATCGCCGAGTCGCAACCGATCGCGCTCTTCTTCGACGACCTCCAATGGGCCGACGAGGACAGCCTGAAACTCATCCGCTACATCGTCCGTACTTCGTCGAGCAGCCCGATCTTCATCATGCTGGCGCAACGTCCCGACTCCGGGCCCGGCGTGGGTGCGGCGACGACGCTCGTCGCCGACCTCGAACGGATGGGGCTCGCCCGCCGGACCAAGCTCGAGCGACTGACGCGTGCCGAAACCGCCGAGCTTCTCGGGCACTTGCTCGGCACGCCGGTCAGTCAGGAGGCTGCCGCCGCGCTGCACGCCCGCGGCGAGGGCGTGCCGTTCTTCATCGTCGAGTTCGCGCGCTCGTTCCGCGACGCGGGGTTGATGCAGGTCGTCGGCGGGCAACTGGAGCTGTCACAGGCCGCGCGATCCACGGTGGCGCCGAACGTCCAGATCCTGATCGAGCGGCGTCTCGCTCAGCTCGCACCCGAGGCCCGGCAGATCGTCTCGGACGCGGCCGTGATCGGTCGCCGGTTCCCGCTCTCCCAGCTTCGCGACGTCCTCGCGGCCTTCAACGCCGAGGAGCGCCCGAGCGTGATGCAGCTCGCCGACGCTCTCGAGCCTGCGATCGAGGCCAACCTGATCATCGAGCTGCCCGAAGGCTCGGCCAACGACTACGCCTTCACGCACGACGAGATCCGATCCGCCTTGATCGCCCAGGTGCCGCGCCAGCGCCGGCGCAAGATCCACGGTGCGCTGGCGCGCAAGCTGGAGACCGGGCTCGACGAAGGCGCGATCTGCATCGCCACCCTGGCGTTCCACTTCCTCGAGGCGGGCGAGCAGGATCAGGGCGTCCGCTACTCGATCCAGACCGCGCGCGACTCGTTGAAGACCTTCGCGCCCGAAGAGGCTCTTCGCGCCGCAGACCTCGCGCGCGGCGCGGCCCAGTCTCCGGAGGATCGCGCCGAGTTGCTCCGGCTCCGGGATGAGGCGCTGGAGGCGCTCGGGCGGGCCGAGGAGCGGATCGCAACGCTCGCCGAGATGTCTGCGCTCGCCCGCGCGCTCGGCGACGACGCGCTCGAGCTCGAGGCGACGCTCCGCCGCGCGAGCGCGACGCGCCAGACGGAGGACTACGAGCGCGCCGCCGAGATCGCGCTGGCCGCGAGGGCGACGGCGGTCGAGCGCGGGGACCTGCGGGCCGAGCTGCGCGCGTGCCTTGAGCTCGGGCAGGCGCAGCTGCAGCGCGCGATGGGCGAGTCGTTCAGTCCCGAAACGAGCTTGGTGGACGTCGACGCCGCCGGCGAGGCATACGACCGGGCGCTCGAGCTCGCCACGCAGCTCGGCGACGAGCCGATGTGGGCTGCGGTGCGGCGGGAGCAGGGCGTGATCCGGTTCGGACAGGGCCGCAAGTTCGTGCTCGAGATGCTCGAGCACAACCCCGATCTCTTCGCCGACCCCACGGGGGATCCTCGTGAGATCCCCGAGATCCGCGAAGGATTCGAAGAAACCCGGGCGATCTTGACCGAGGCGGTCGAGGCGTATGAGCGGCTGGGCGACCAGCGGGGGTTGATGTCGAGCCTGATCGCGCTGGCGTACGCCAACATCCTGGAAGAGACCCGGCACGGCCACGCCGGCCGCATCGAGCAGATCCGCCTGTTGCGGCGAAATCTGAAGCGGCTCACGAGCGAGAGCGAACGCGCTGAGAGCGACGCCTACATGCTCTTCTCGATCCAGGTGTACGCGCGCTCGCACGGTCCGCTCGACCTGGCGCTCATCCGCGGGACGGAGGCGTACGAAGCCGCTCGCGCGCTGGGGAACAGCGCTTTGGAGCTCTACGCGGCGGGCGGCGTCGCCCTCACCTACACGATGCTGGACCAGATACCGGAGGCGGACGCGTGGCTCGACAAGGCCGGAGCGGCGGCCCTTTCGAGGCTGGACGCCCTGCCCGACCGCCAGCTCGACACATGGCGCGGCATGGTGCGCGCTGCGGACGGCGACGCGGCGGGCATGCAGCGGCATCTCGAGCGGGCGTTGTCGTTGGCGACCGAACGCGGCTCGCCGGCGGGACGAACCGAGGTACTGGCGTCGCTCGCGGTCCATGGAGCGCGGCTGGGCGCCGATCAAGGAGATCCCGATCTGCTCGCGCGCGCCGAGGGCTGGGCACAGGAAACCCTGCGCATGGCGAAGGCGCTCCCCACTTCGGACGCGTGGTTCGAAGCGGAGGGCTACGCCGCCCTCGCTCAGATCGCCCTCGCTCGCGGAGATGCCGTGGCCGCCCTCGAGCAAGCGCTGGCTTCGATCGCGGAGTTCCGGCGGATCCGGCAGTTCTTCGCCTTCCTGCACACCGATCCGCGCCTGCTCGTCGCGCGAGCAACCAGCGATGTCGAGGACCCACACGTCGCCGAGTTCCGGATGCAGATGCGCGGCGACGTGGTCATGGCGCTGTTCCAGACGTCCGACGACTCGATCCGTGCCCGCTGGCTCAGCACCCCGTTGATGAGCGAGCTGATGACGCTGGTCGGTGGCGACGAAGCGGTTCGGATGCTGCCCTCCGGCGCGGCGGTTCCCGCCGGGCTGAGCCTCGACGAGGTCGAGATGCTGCGCCGCGTCATGGCGGGGCAGACGAACAAAGAGATCGCTCAGGCGGAAGGCAGGGACGAGCAGGAGGTCGCCGAGGAGGTCGCGCGCATCTTCGAGGCGATCGGCGCGACGACCCGCGGCCAAGCCGCGACCGCCGCTCTGCGAGAGGGGATCGTGTGA
- a CDS encoding universal stress protein, with translation MGYRTIVVGTDGSETSMLAMEKAARLAKQVEGKLLVVCATAPVGLHDYRAKEILTDAAYALEAWGVQGETMFREGHPDKVLLDIAAERDADLIVIGNIGVGKAKRFRIGPIPERVASAAPCDVLIVYTTDLKSEEGQQLYHRILVGTDGSATATEAIRKAFDLGMTFMLGVTLLYAAGDRIIGAIVLEQAAKAKHRTLKVDTQLVDGDPADAIRETAEKEGCDLIVVGNRGMTGVRRHLLGSVPTKVIHSAPTDVLIAKTVDRTVEDLAPGTGGLVDVDGRKLAVYKGEDGNTVALSPRCTHLGCTVDWNATAVTWDCPCHGSRFSKEGDVVQGPAKTPLEREAL, from the coding sequence ATGGGATACCGCACGATCGTCGTAGGCACGGACGGCTCCGAAACGTCCATGCTCGCCATGGAGAAGGCCGCGCGGCTCGCGAAGCAGGTGGAGGGCAAGCTGCTCGTCGTGTGCGCGACGGCGCCGGTCGGCCTGCACGACTACCGCGCGAAGGAGATCCTGACCGACGCTGCGTACGCGCTCGAGGCGTGGGGCGTCCAGGGCGAGACGATGTTCCGTGAGGGCCACCCCGACAAGGTCCTGCTCGACATCGCCGCGGAGCGGGACGCCGATCTCATCGTGATCGGCAACATCGGCGTCGGCAAAGCGAAGCGGTTCCGGATCGGGCCGATCCCCGAGCGTGTGGCGAGTGCGGCGCCGTGCGACGTGCTCATCGTGTACACGACCGACCTGAAATCGGAAGAAGGGCAGCAGCTCTACCATCGCATCCTCGTCGGCACCGACGGCTCCGCGACGGCGACCGAGGCCATCCGGAAGGCGTTCGATCTCGGCATGACCTTCATGCTCGGAGTGACCCTGTTGTACGCGGCCGGCGACCGGATCATCGGCGCGATCGTTCTCGAGCAAGCGGCGAAAGCGAAGCATCGGACGCTGAAGGTCGATACACAGCTCGTCGACGGCGATCCGGCCGACGCGATCCGCGAGACCGCCGAGAAGGAAGGCTGCGACCTGATCGTGGTCGGCAACCGCGGCATGACCGGAGTGCGCCGCCACCTGCTGGGCTCCGTGCCGACGAAGGTGATCCATTCCGCACCGACCGACGTCTTGATCGCCAAGACCGTCGACCGCACCGTGGAAGACCTCGCGCCGGGGACGGGCGGGCTCGTCGACGTCGACGGGCGCAAGCTCGCCGTCTACAAGGGCGAGGACGGGAACACCGTCGCGCTGTCTCCGCGCTGCACCCATCTCGGGTGCACGGTCGACTGGAACGCAACGGCAGTCACCTGGGATTGCCCCTGCCACGGGTCGCGCTTCTCGAAAGAGGGCGACGTGGTGCAGGGCCCGGCGAAGACGCCCCTGGAACGCGAAGCGCTCTAG